The DNA window CTACTatacatttccattgtttttacACTTTAGAAATTTCCATTTACATCAAAAATCACATTTTGTACCACTTTTgactaattttgttttaatgggAATTTGGGGTTAGCTGTGCCACCCCCCACCTGCACTTCACATTCTGGTTAACTGTACTGTCAAAAGCACTGCTCGTTAAACAAGGGGCGAGTCTGACAGCATCTAAACCCAGGGAACAGGCCGCTTGTTGGCCCCACAGATGCCGAAACCAGGTATGGCCCTCAGTGCCccggccagccagccagccataaACAGCCCAAAATCTGGCCAAAGACTCTCCCCCAGAGACATTTACCAAAAAACAAATGGATGGACCAGCTCAGTGTTCCTGAGGTTCCCAATCCTACCGGCTCCCCACACTCTGGGAAGAAAGGGAGTATACTTATGGCAAATTATTCTGGGGTTGAATCAATGCactgtgacaaaaaaaaatttgtaagggGCTTCCATTCTGATCAACCCAACACCATTACTGTACAAAAACCAGTTTTATTAGTTAATTAACCCAGGTGTACCTCTGTTCATGCTCTAGGTCACACCTGTTTCTCAGATCCGGCCCAGGCTCATAGGCAAGTTACCAGATTAGCAAATAGGAAAATTGTTCTGCAAAATAGCAACAGTCAGCTTAAGGCATTACTAACATTGCAGAAGGAAGCAGAGTTACTAGGGAAGTTTGGACAGCCCAGGATGATTTCTGGGACAGGAAACCCTCCCTGAAGGGGCCGACCCAGTCCGGCTCAGGAGATGACACTCTGGCTCTGGGGACCCATCCGCAGTATCACAGACAAAACACTGTCTATTCCTCGTGTTCAGGTTTAGGAATTACTTATATAAAAAGCACTCTGTCCTGGAAGTCCCAGCACATCTGTGGGCCTCCCAGAAGGCTCACTCGGTCCTCCCTGCCTGGAGCAGGGGAGGATGGAGATATATGGAAGGTTGGTCAggctcagttttaaaaaatgaagtcactACTAGAAATATGGAGCCAGGGGCAGAAACCCCTGCCGCAATCACATGCTGAGTCATTGTCCTCCCAGAGAGCGGGCTCCTACAGTTCTTTCAGTCCACGGAAGTGCTCGGAGCAGGGCAGGCCAGCGTGGCCACAAGCTGCCGCCTGCCTCACTGCATGCCGAACCACTGCTCCTGGTCAGCCCACTGGGCCGCCTCACTGTCGCTGCCCTCCAGgtccccttcttccccactcccttccaTGTCGTCCACATCCTCCTCCTGAGTGGCATCCGTGGGactctcctccttctccatcttctGCATCCCCTCTAGAGACTTCTGGTCATTGGGGTCCAAACTAGGGGAcaacaaaacaaaggagaggcCTGAATCTCTGCCTTGCTTCTTGCCGGCTGATGTGTCATCTCCCTGGCCCGGCAGTGAAATGACCCCCAGTCGCAGGGAAACGGCTGACGCCTGGCCTCTCCGGACAACTCCAGTTCCACAGGCAGGGTCGAGGGAGTCCATCGCTAGAAGTGAAAAAAGGTGTCTTGTCCTAATTTTTTAGACTTCTCAATTTGAGGTTTTCTTCACTTATTTCTTAAACCTTTTCATACACTGCCCCTAGCTTTATGATAGAGGAAGCTACCAGATAACACAAAAATAGTAAACAACCATTAACAGAAAAATTCAAATGTATTTCTTAACAGAATTGAGTTTTTAAGCTACAGAATTacaaaaaatactgatttttctgtGAGTAAACTGTTCCATGTTCTTATGATATAAATAAACACGTCAGCACTCAGTAGTTAACCACACCCATCCTTACCATGGCACGGATCTGTCAGCTCCTGGGTTAGACCGCAGGCCCCAGGGCAACCCCTACCTGCGCATTCAAGTGTAACAGCTAAGAGCCATCACACGTGTAGAAGCCCCCAAGTCCAAaagctcaaaaacatttatttatttggctcctAAACaacctttcctcttttctttgggACCATCCCAGGCCAGCCGGCATCTAACCTCTGTCAAATCCTGCCTCTAATGAAAGTCCGGCATTTCATTTCCTCACTTGCTTGTGGGCTCCCAAAAAGCAGACAAAACCCATGTGGGAGCCTCGTTCCTACATGTAACTGTAGACTGCTTTGTATCACCTCCTCTTCTCTGAAGGCTTCCGTACAGCTCTCACCCACAACCAGGGCTCCCCACCCTCTGCACTCCCACCTTGCCTTCTAGAGCCTGCTATGAAAGCACTTAGCACGTGGTATCCATCGGTGTGCACGCCTGCGACTGAGCGCTGAGAACTGGAACTGCAGCATCCCTAGTGGTTACGGAGATGCCAGCGCGGGAGTGCTGCTCAACTGCCGAACAGGTAAATGGGTGCGATCACTCAGTTAAAGGCAGGCCTTCAGCAGGACCTTACAGACACGCAGACAACCCTCAAAGAAATCACTTCTGTGTTAAGCTGTAAGAATACCactatttatttagtatttactaggtaccaggcacagtgctaagAGCTTTACATGGAATAATCATTTAATCCccatttaatcatttaatacCTAATAAGGTAGATATAGACAAGGAAATTTGTTAGTAACTCGCCCAATATAACAGGTGGTGAAGGTAGTATTCAAATTTCAGAGCTGAAGTTCTTAACCACTACAGTAGGTAGAAATATGGGAAAGTATTTACAACACTTTGATTtgaaaaagcagaatataaaatatatactacatatagccctataaaaatatgtatgtggtGGTCAAGGCCAGGAAGATGACCTACACAAATGAAAACAGGTGTTATAGTGGTGCGAGCTGGTTATGAGTGGAATGGTTCTTTAATGTTGTTAAtatacttcagaaaaaaattgtagAAGTTATGAATTCACAAATTACTCTTTTAGCATTACTATTATTACTCTATTTTCAGCCGTGGGCacaatgtatgtgtatgtttccAGATTTCCTGTGACAGTTCCCTGCCTTCTCTACCCCTCATTGACCTTCCCCCCAGGGAAGCTAAGTGCCTACCTTAGTGCTATACTATACTGGTCCATTGCTTCCTGATACTCATTGACAGCTACAAGGAAGTCTCCTAGGATCCGATGCAGGACACAGTCACTCTGATTAGCTAGTGCGTTCCTCAGCAAAGCAATTCCATCTTCATACTTCTGTTctctgcctgggggtggggcgggaagaAAAACCCTCATTTTCCGACTTtacaacattttgaaaatatactcCCAAAATATACTCCCGTCTCAAGTCTTATACATAAAACACAACACTGATCACAACCCAATAATCTATTTGTAGACACCCTCAAGAGACCAGTGGTGTGGCAGGAAGTGAGAACAAGCTCACCTGGACTCCTAATTCCATTAGGAAATCTGCCGTTTGggttctgatttttttaaaggtactaTTAACCTAAGTTCAAACAAAAAGCCAGCATGCATTTTGTCAAACTAGCCCAAACCTAGGAGTTCCTTGTAAATTggaataaaaaaccaaaaacaaaacaaagaaaaccccaaCCATCAAGGGTAAAAAAGGGAAATCATAACAGAATCCAGATGGGTCAAAACCGTTATATTCAGTCCAAACCAGATCAAAACTAGCTGAACAAGTATCAACCAAGTATAGTTCCACAACAGTCAGCCACTGTCAATCCAAGCCGGTCTAAGCCAGCTACATTTGGTTGTGCTAAACCAATTCACCTGGGCTCAGACCTACTGCAAAAGGAATACATTTGTCTGATCACCTGAAACCAGGTGGACTGGGGAAGCCAACTGAGATCAggttttttatataaaatgagcAACGAACaaggaagtaaataaaattcACTTACTAAGTAGTTCCGCTTTTTTCACCACAGCCTTAATGTAATCCGGCCTTTGGTTGAGGGCTTTATCTAACAAAGTTTTGGCTTTCTCCTGTGTTACTGGGTCTTCGAGACAAACGGTGGCTAAAAGGGTAAGGGTCTGTGCATTCGCTCCTAGAGTTTTGTAAACGTTGTTAGCCATAACCATTGCTTCACGAATACTGTTGGAGGCTAAGTAACATTCAATGAGACCTGAAATAAAATGCAGAGACCAACCACATTACCATTCCAAGCCATGCTTCCACTCTGACAGCATTCCCCATTACAAACCTTCCACGTTTCAGACACGGGGCAGGCCAGGGGAAACCGCTGGTGATGAGATTAGACTGGAGGGTGTGTCCATGGAATAACCACTAAGTGCTCCTCCCCAGAGCACGTGGCAGATATGGAAAAAGCCTGCTCTGCAAAGCCACCTTCAACTAGCGAAGGACACACACATGCCTAAGTGACTGAAGTGTGTAGGCAGCCCAGCTGAATGCTAGAGGAACAAGCGTGACACTCATCGTTAGTTGAAAAAGTGACAAATGTTTTCAGCAAAACCCATGGTTCCTCTTAACAAGCTGTGAATTTCCAGCTGTGTTCTATCTCCTTCAGTCCTAGGTTTAAGCTCCTATAGTCCAAAGTGAATGTCAAGTTCTACAAACTAAAGGCCCTTGAAAGCAACTCAAGGAGAAAGGAAGACTTTTTCATTTGAAACATAAGGTTATCTCCAAAAGCATTTGCTAAGGGCTTCCCTAAACTAGATGGAAAGCACTTACCACACGGACCAAACGTACTGAGATTGgcagctcctgcctcctttcatACCAACAGCAAGACAGACGCCCTATGGGGACACCTCAAGTAGAGAAACTCTTAACTTCTCATGCCAAGTAGAGGAGAACAGAGGAAGTACTTCTTGGCACAAAACACtcatcaaaacagaaaaacagcttAAATCCCAAACCCACTCAATCCCTGGCAGATTTTCTCTGCATACTCCTCCACCCTAACAGCATTTATAACATTTATGCACATTCCGCCACACACTATGGTTACTTAATCAGAAATTACCTAACTCTTAAGGGTAATGTGTTGGAGTCAGAATATGGTTGTTTGCAACTACTTATTGGGAAATCATACTTCCCTGCTACAGCTTCATCGAGATGcccaaaggaaatggaaagaatgCCCTTCAGTACTTCAGGGCCACAACCAGTAAGGGAAGCTGGCCTGGAGGTTGCAAGAAGCACCAGAGGGCATAACCAGAGTCACCCGATCCAATTTCCAAACAGTGGCTTGAGTGAAGGCAAACCATGCAGCCTCACCAGTCAGCCACCTGGGGAACAACCTTTGCCACCAACTCTAACCAGcctgtgtcccaggcactgtggTGGTGGGGGCTATTTAACTGCATTCCTGGGTTCTAGTGAACCAGGCACCCAGCACAAATTAGCATGATAAAAGCAGCTGGGAGGTAGGGAAGTTACTATGTCAGGATTAAGAATTttattacagccctggctggtgtggcttagtggttgagtgccaccctgtgaaccaaaggaccaccagttcgattaccagtcagggcacatgcctgggttgtgcgccaggtccgcccagtaggggacacgtgagaggcaaccacacattgatgttccccaccctctctttctacctcccttcccctctctaaaaaataaataaaatcataaaacaaaattttttaatttgaaaccaAAAGCTTGGTTTGCTGGAGTTTCTTTAAGAACAAAGACACAACAGGCATAACTCTCTGGCTATCTAAGCAGATTTGTTCTTTACCCCAActtccagattttatttttcaaaattgaactCATCTTCCTGTTAACAGCAAATCACTCCTAGGcgcttgtgttttatttttaaattcctataaAAAAATATGCTTTGGAGGAGCTGCATCTTGTAAGCTCTATTTTAAAGTCTGACTGAATCACCTAACATTGCTGAAGCTGGCAGAGCTCGTTTGAACTCTTAGGGTCAGTTCACATGAACCTAAAATAGTGCAAAACAAAGTTTGACCCTGATTGTGCCCACTCGGGGGGTCACAATGAACCAACCAGTTCCCACAACCAGCACCACCATATGAATATGGAGTTACTCTTTAAGTGATATTTATGGTCCAAGGTAAGACTActgtgaaaaagaataaaacgtAAAAAAATAACCAAGTGATTCAGCACAGTGCCAGCCCACAGAGATTCACATTGAGTTGGCCACATTTGAGAaaccaaaaagaggaaaaaaaaagaccttaaCTACTACTTACTTaccaaaaaccagaaaaaaaaataagaatgagaaaaTGGATTCTGAAAGTATAGAGTAAAAAGTCCGGTGAAGGctctaaagaaatttaaaatgcccAATGCAGTGATTCCCAAACATGCCTGGGATCTTCAGAAAATATTGATGCCCATCTCCCACCTCCAAATATTCTGATTGAAATGGTATCGGAGTGAGCCAGCATCAGATTTTCAGAAGTTCCCCAAGTGGACTCCAAATGTACAACAAAGTGTGGGAACTGCCAGCCTAACAAAACCTCCGGTCTGAGTGCTGTGGCCACACCTACAGATTCACACTGTCACCCATAATCACCTTACCTTCGTAACAATCTAAGCGGCAAGGTGCAAGCCGTATGGCCTCTCGGAAGTGGATTATTGCTTCTTGGACTCTGCCCATGTTTCTGAGTGCTGCTCCCTTCAGTAGCAAAGCTTGAACACTATTGCTGTTCAGCTGAATGGCCTTAGCTCCTAAATAGAGGGCCCGAGAGTAGCGTTTGCTATAGAAGCTATGACACCTGtaggaaaaaacaaccaaaagtTATCTGAGAGACTACAGGCACACCACGTCTTACTGAACTTTGCTGCTCTTCACAAGGGCTGCGTTTTTTGCAAATTGAAGGCAAGATTCTCCACCAACAAAAATattatgacttgctttattgcgGATGTTGGAATTGAATCCAcagtatctccaaggtatgcctgtataaaGAAACTTCatccaaaaattaaaacagaagactCTCTACATAATCATTATAAACCAAACTTAACCTAAGATATTGGACTGGCCAAAAAATCTGtatgattttttccataaaataaaagacacatttttcattttcaccagtaacagtcttgatttgaatattttgagtatgtcggctatctcctgttTGGTAGAACACTGActgttctcaatgtctcgatttgCTCGCTATCAACTTCATCTGGTTACTCGACAGTGGCGCACCATACAGCGAGAGATCTCCAGCACGaagcttcgcaaaccactttgacatattcagtcagtcacagcaccttccccatacatagcacacatctttttttgtgttgtggttgcgtttttacctttcttgaaataacaaagcataatatgcctaaaatgttgcgtattttcttccatcttcaatattaaaatggttacacaaaaattcactgattttgattttttttttttaaatgcatgctgatataacagctgtcacaatacaatctaacagaacTGTTTCAAACGAAGgtaaagacagctaagtgctactagggccatcttatggaaaaaaccaaacgaactttttggcccacccaatattaatgagaaaaaaacagaacaaaaacccaACATACTACGTATTTATTTTGAAGAAGGAAATATTGATATAGAAGGAGAAAATCATGGAGAAGAACCCGATGACCTGGACAGGTTATCGGATTAGATATACTCTAAGAATTTATAAAGCCAGGTCAGTAACAAAGTAGCAACTCCTGGCCTGTTCACTGATGGCGTCCCACGACTCAGCTCTGAGCACCATGCGCTCATCTCAATAACACCCACCCCGGGAAGCAGGGATATAATCCTCACTctccaaaggagaaaaagagattgAGAGGTAGATCCTATGTCCAAAGTCAAAGACCATGATTTGAATCCAACTCTGATTATCTCTTAAACCTGTGTTTTCACACTATATTCTACTCAAGAAAAACCaaaatttcctcaagaaattttgaaaactggggagaaaagggagtgcATAAACATACCCAGAGACCACCCAAGGTTCTGCATGTTGATCAGAAATATTGAAAAGGCGGCAGCCAaggttctccacatcctccagcCGCCCTTCCCGTGCCAGGAGGTAGCCATATATATCCATTCCTAGAAAGGAAGAGGCTCTTTAAACGAAACAGCAGGGGCCTTTATAAAGGAGAAGCACCACCCTCAGAACCCACACCGAGGCCCCAGCTCCTTCAGGGTCTGAGCTCTTTCCATCATCAAGAGCTCCTTCCATCGGCACTCAGTTTCCAACAAAATGACTTACGGAAAGACAAAACACacccaaaactttaaaaaagcaaaggagtAGAAGGATCTATCTCACAATTGGAAGGCCTGTCATTTGCAGAAACTGTTTGTCCCTACATCCTGTGGCATGATATGCAGCTATCCTAACTCATAACCAGAAAGGACCAAAAAGGGTATCAAGTGAGTTCTCTCCCCCAAGAGGTCTAGGCACAGTCAGGAATACACAGTGAATATGCCAGTTAGTCTTAGAAAAATGTTAGCCTTTTTCAGAAAAAGCATCTAGTTCTGGAGTCTAGTTCATGTAAGATCATCCCCCCACACTTTGTTGTATAAAAAGGGCCCCCTGCCTCCTGTCACCCATCTCTCAGCACCATTCCCCTCCACTCCTTGCTGTCCCTTCAGATTCCCAGGAAAATGCCTCTCAAGCCAAGATTACTGCAACACTCCCTGCCAGCCCCCAACTCTGGTCTGAGCTTCCAGCTCCAAGCTGACTACTGCCAGACCGGTATTTCTAAAACACCATTTTCATCACTGCACGGGTAGCTTGGAGAAGAGATAAGCACTCAGCAAGAGACCTTGAGCAAACAAATTCATCTTTCTGAgtgtgtttcctcctcttcctacTCTGTTGTTCTCGTGGCTACAAGACTTTATTATAAGAAGGTCATTCTCATGGCCTTTGTGGGGCCTTTACAAGCATACTTCAGCCCATCTATGTGACCGTATTTCCCACTACTATTCCTGAGCACACACTCTTTACTTACTGCCAGTCACCCAACAGCCATCCTTTAGAAGTCCCTGTGGCCACCCCTTCAGCTGCAATCTTACTTCAGATCaatgattttatttgttgtttactCCTAATTACTTCCTTTAATTACCTTATCCCTTTCTTAATATCTGTTCACTTACTCTCTTTTAACTACACTAAGGACACAGTAAAGCTAAATCCCCTAAAAGGATATCATGGTTCTGGGATGCCATCCAAATTCTCAGTCAGGCACATCATAAATCTATAAATCATAAGGAGAGGCTGTGACtccttccaaaagaaaaaaagctaaataatGATCTGTGGTGAGATGACACTTGAATGAAGCAAAAACAACTGCTCAAATGGAATAACCCAACTGTTAGAGACATGTGTCAGGGCCTACAAAAAGGTAAAAGGCTACTGTAATAAATTTTACAAACTATTTCCATGAAAAATGACATCAGAAGATCATCCTACATTTTCTCCCTATCTTCTCTCATATGCCCCTCTACAGCCACTTCCACCCTGCCCCAACAATTACTTACCTTTTATCAGATAAGGATCCAACATCTGTGCTTGTTCAAATTTGAGGACAGAGTTTTTATTGTCTCCAGCTCTGAAGTACAGATCTGCTAAGCTCCCAAGTAGATCCACGTTATCGCGCAGTAACGACTTTTTCTCTAGTGAACTTTAAGATATTAAACATTAAATCTTAAAAGCTGTTATAAATCCTTTTAGTTATTAAATCTGGGTAACAAGCATATAAGTACcactttattttgtgtatgtatgaaatttttcataagaaaaaaaagttaaaaacaaactgTGTAGTCCTGGcctagtagctcagttggttagtgttgtcccaatgcgccaaggttgtgggttcaatccctggtcaggacacgtacaagactaaaccaatgaatgcataaataagtggaacacaaatagatgtttctctctcccttcctctcttgctctaaaatcaatcaatatttttttttaaaaaactgtatacACCAGACTTTCTTATTCTGagcttatgattttaaaaaaagttatatagGATAAGATAGTAAATATACAAAGTAAAGCAAACATCTCTTGTTACCTAGACAGAACTTTCTGGTTGCAGTTTTTCAGTGGACAAACACATATGGTGTTAAATGTAATGTCATTCACAAGTGACAACTACTTATTACTCAACCAAATGACTGTGTAACACAAACCCCAGTCTGTTGTTCTTGGACTTGACCTGACTAAAAAGAAAATCCTGTCCTAGACACGCAACCGAGAACAGATGCTGCAATAAATTATGCTTCTGGGGTGTGCAAAAAAGTGTCTTCCAAGTTTAAGCAAGACACACTAAAGTAGTCTGCTTTGCAAGGGTTACTACTTTTGCAAGTACAGAGCTAAACTCAGTCCAAGTTTACATTCAACAGGTGCTCAGCAGAGATTATTACATTTGGGACCATTCAGGACATAACAGACTTAACAAAGCCCAGAGACAGCTGGCTACGA is part of the Desmodus rotundus isolate HL8 chromosome 7, HLdesRot8A.1, whole genome shotgun sequence genome and encodes:
- the ANAPC7 gene encoding anaphase-promoting complex subunit 7 isoform X3 encodes the protein MNVIDHVRDMAAAGLHSNVRLLSSLLLTMSNNNPELFSPSQKYQLLVYHADSLFHDKEYRNAVSKYTMALQQKKALSKTSKVRPSTGNSASTPQSQCLPSEIEVKYKMAECYTMLKQDKDAIAILDGIPSRQRTPKINMMLANLYKKAGQERPSVTSYKEVLRQCPLALDAILGLLSLSVKGAEVASMTMNVIQTVPNLDWLSVWIKAYAFVHTGDNSRAINTICSLEKKSLLRDNVDLLGSLADLYFRAGDNKNSVLKFEQAQMLDPYLIKGMDIYGYLLAREGRLEDVENLGCRLFNISDQHAEPWVVSGCHSFYSKRYSRALYLGAKAIQLNSNSVQALLLKGAALRNMGRVQEAIIHFREAIRLAPCRLDCYEGLIECYLASNSIREAMVMANNVYKTLGANAQTLTLLATVCLEDPVTQEKAKTLLDKALNQRPDYIKAVVKKAELLSREQKYEDGIALLRNALANQSDCVLHRILGDFLVAVNEYQEAMDQYSIALSLDPNDQKSLEGMQKMEKEESPTDATQEEDVDDMEGSGEEGDLEGSDSEAAQWADQEQWFGMQ
- the ANAPC7 gene encoding anaphase-promoting complex subunit 7 isoform X1, coding for MNVIDHVRDMAAAGLHSNVRLLSSLLLTMSNNNPCRFFSSGEKFEDPYSASLLPPNAVSPVPGTEALTRLWNVLKTCIQPGGEQPCWRADIHELFSPSQKYQLLVYHADSLFHDKEYRNAVSKYTMALQQKKALSKTSKVRPSTGNSASTPQSQCLPSEIEVKYKMAECYTMLKQDKDAIAILDGIPSRQRTPKINMMLANLYKKAGQERPSVTSYKEVLRQCPLALDAILGLLSLSVKGAEVASMTMNVIQTVPNLDWLSVWIKAYAFVHTGDNSRAINTICSLEKKSLLRDNVDLLGSLADLYFRAGDNKNSVLKFEQAQMLDPYLIKGMDIYGYLLAREGRLEDVENLGCRLFNISDQHAEPWVVSGCHSFYSKRYSRALYLGAKAIQLNSNSVQALLLKGAALRNMGRVQEAIIHFREAIRLAPCRLDCYEGLIECYLASNSIREAMVMANNVYKTLGANAQTLTLLATVCLEDPVTQEKAKTLLDKALNQRPDYIKAVVKKAELLSREQKYEDGIALLRNALANQSDCVLHRILGDFLVAVNEYQEAMDQYSIALSLDPNDQKSLEGMQKMEKEESPTDATQEEDVDDMEGSGEEGDLEGSDSEAAQWADQEQWFGMQ
- the ANAPC7 gene encoding anaphase-promoting complex subunit 7 isoform X5 yields the protein MALQQKKALSKTSKVRPSTGNSASTPQSQCLPSEIEVKYKMAECYTMLKQDKDAIAILDGIPSRQRTPKINMMLANLYKKAGQERPSVTSYKEVLRQCPLALDAILGLLSLSVKGAEVASMTMNVIQTVPNLDWLSVWIKAYAFVHTGDNSRAINTICSLEKKSLLRDNVDLLGSLADLYFRAGDNKNSVLKFEQAQMLDPYLIKGMDIYGYLLAREGRLEDVENLGCRLFNISDQHAEPWVVSGCHSFYSKRYSRALYLGAKAIQLNSNSVQALLLKGAALRNMGRVQEAIIHFREAIRLAPCRLDCYEGLIECYLASNSIREAMVMANNVYKTLGANAQTLTLLATVCLEDPVTQEKAKTLLDKALNQRPDYIKAVVKKAELLSREQKYEDGIALLRNALANQSDCVLHRILGDFLVAVNEYQEAMDQYSIALSLDPNDQKSLEGMQKMEKEESPTDATQEEDVDDMEGSGEEGDLEGSDSEAAQWADQEQWFGMQ